One segment of Setaria viridis chromosome 4, Setaria_viridis_v4.0, whole genome shotgun sequence DNA contains the following:
- the LOC117853165 gene encoding beta-glucosidase 1 isoform X4: MALKDDRGPSIWDAFVKIPGEIANNATADVTVDEYHRYKEDVNIMKTMGFDAYRFSFSWSRIFPTGAGKVNWKGVTYYNRLINYMLKIGIRNWNLTPVPTSIPSLAPPHPQG; encoded by the exons ATGGCGCTCAAAGACGACCGCGGGCCCAGCATATGGGACGCCTTCGTTAAGATCCCTG GTGAGATTGCAAACAACGCCACGGCGGATGTTACTGTTGACGAGTACCATCGCTACAAG GAGGACGTGAATATCATGAAAACGATGGGGTTTGATGCTTACCGATTTTCATTCTCTTGGTCAAGAATATTCCCAA CTGGAGCTGGAAAAGTGAACTGGAAAGGAGTGACATACTATAACAGGTTGATAAACTACATGTTGAAGATAG GAATTCGGAATTGGAATTTGACTCCAGTACCAACCAGTATTCCCTCACTTGCGCCCCCTCATCCACAAGGCTGA
- the LOC117853165 gene encoding beta-glucosidase 1 isoform X5 yields MALKDDRGPSIWDAFVKIPGEIANNATADVTVDEYHRYKEDVNIMKTMGFDAYRFSFSWSRIFPTGAGKVNWKGVTYYNRLINYMLKIGIS; encoded by the exons ATGGCGCTCAAAGACGACCGCGGGCCCAGCATATGGGACGCCTTCGTTAAGATCCCTG GTGAGATTGCAAACAACGCCACGGCGGATGTTACTGTTGACGAGTACCATCGCTACAAG GAGGACGTGAATATCATGAAAACGATGGGGTTTGATGCTTACCGATTTTCATTCTCTTGGTCAAGAATATTCCCAA CTGGAGCTGGAAAAGTGAACTGGAAAGGAGTGACATACTATAACAGGTTGATAAACTACATGTTGAAGATAG GCATTAGCTAG
- the LOC117853165 gene encoding beta-glucosidase 1 isoform X1, with amino-acid sequence MALKDDRGPSIWDAFVKIPGEIANNATADVTVDEYHRYKEDVNIMKTMGFDAYRFSFSWSRIFPTGAGKVNWKGVTYYNRLINYMLKIGKCTDNSFRNVCYLNFDSCFELHAEIYSASQALASSNSDCLDV; translated from the exons ATGGCGCTCAAAGACGACCGCGGGCCCAGCATATGGGACGCCTTCGTTAAGATCCCTG GTGAGATTGCAAACAACGCCACGGCGGATGTTACTGTTGACGAGTACCATCGCTACAAG GAGGACGTGAATATCATGAAAACGATGGGGTTTGATGCTTACCGATTTTCATTCTCTTGGTCAAGAATATTCCCAA CTGGAGCTGGAAAAGTGAACTGGAAAGGAGTGACATACTATAACAGGTTGATAAACTACATGTTGAAGATAGGTAAATGTACAGATAATAGTTTTAGAAATGTTTGTTATTTAAACTTTGACAGCTGTTTCGAGCTTCATGCTGAAATTTACTCTGCTTCACAGGCATTAGCTAGCTCCAATTCTGACTGTTTGGATGTTTAG
- the LOC117853165 gene encoding beta-glucosidase 1 isoform X2 has product MALKDDRGPSIWDAFVKIPGEIANNATADVTVDEYHRYKEDVNIMKTMGFDAYRFSFSWSRIFPTGAGKVNWKGVTYYNRLINYMLKIGSSTSTPEKSYAEVLCFLHLPCMRKRCALLALYFLLALYFLLF; this is encoded by the exons ATGGCGCTCAAAGACGACCGCGGGCCCAGCATATGGGACGCCTTCGTTAAGATCCCTG GTGAGATTGCAAACAACGCCACGGCGGATGTTACTGTTGACGAGTACCATCGCTACAAG GAGGACGTGAATATCATGAAAACGATGGGGTTTGATGCTTACCGATTTTCATTCTCTTGGTCAAGAATATTCCCAA CTGGAGCTGGAAAAGTGAACTGGAAAGGAGTGACATACTATAACAGGTTGATAAACTACATGTTGAAGATAG GCAGCAGTACTTCTACTCCAGAGAAGAGTTACGCAGAGGTACTCTGTTTCCTTCACCTACCTTGCATGAGGAAGCGTTGTGCACTTTTGGCCTTGTATTTTCTTTTGGCcttgtattttcttttgttctaG
- the LOC117853165 gene encoding beta-glucosidase 1 isoform X3, whose translation MALKDDRGPSIWDAFVKIPGEIANNATADVTVDEYHRYKEDVNIMKTMGFDAYRFSFSWSRIFPTGAGKVNWKGVTYYNRLINYMLKIGSSTSTPEKSYAEVELWLREMDVEY comes from the exons ATGGCGCTCAAAGACGACCGCGGGCCCAGCATATGGGACGCCTTCGTTAAGATCCCTG GTGAGATTGCAAACAACGCCACGGCGGATGTTACTGTTGACGAGTACCATCGCTACAAG GAGGACGTGAATATCATGAAAACGATGGGGTTTGATGCTTACCGATTTTCATTCTCTTGGTCAAGAATATTCCCAA CTGGAGCTGGAAAAGTGAACTGGAAAGGAGTGACATACTATAACAGGTTGATAAACTACATGTTGAAGATAG GCAGCAGTACTTCTACTCCAGAGAAGAGTTACGCAGAG GTGGAGCTATGGCTAAGGGAAATGGACGTGGAGTACTAG